The following proteins come from a genomic window of Aspergillus oryzae RIB40 DNA, chromosome 4:
- a CDS encoding L-rhamnose mutarotase (uncharacterized conserved protein) — MPVRRIAQIVHLKPSALAAYKECHANVWPEVLQQIKECNIRDYSIFFDNDRTLFATFKYVGDDFEGDMEKMKANPKVREWWAMTDGMQESPTPGAVGSAEGPSWWKPLEEVFYTD, encoded by the exons ATGCCCGTCCGCCGAATCGCCCAAATAGTCCACCTGAAGCCGTCCGCCCTGGCAGCCTACAAAGAATGTCACGCGAATGTGTGGCCCGAGGTACTCCAGCAGATTAAGGAGTGTAATATCCGGGATT attctattttctttgataATGATCGGACTTTGTTTGCGACGTTTAAGTATGTCGGGGATGATTTCGAGGGtgatatggagaagatgaaggcgaatCCTAAGGTGAGGGAGTGGTGGGCGATGACGGATGGGATGCAGGAGAGTCCGACTCCTGGGGCTGTGGGGAGTGCGGAGGGAccttcttggtggaagcCTTTGGAGGAGGTTTTCTATACGGATTAA
- a CDS encoding GPI ethanolamine phosphate transferase 3 (glycosylphosphatidylinositol anchor synthesis protein) encodes MWVPMKDPSIKIFNTAKRSDIREDSVSNRTPSHIKPGKVAAPYKVFMPEKLLDPHRLFGGSYGLCSYRLYSFQATKIFMIDVLVHTVGLYFFAKGFLLSRRVLEKSSACSRPLLPGFPRYESPHLQSTQSGCWMPRSFDKAVILVIDALRYDFAVPPAPQSSGKDAYQPFHNALTILHEKATQEPQNAVLFPFIADPPTTTLQRLKGLTTGTLPTFIEAGANFAGSALLEDNLVTQLQNAGKRLVHLGDDTWTKLFPSQFLPNLSRAYDSFLVADLHTVDQGVEEHLIPLINHHQDEWDVIFGHFLGVDHVGHRFGPAHPEMSKKLKDMDRVITDVVNSIDENTLLVVLGDHGMDKHGNHGGETEDEVQATLWMYTQRRYFGHLLVHPQELASYLNKSAVYQIDIVPTLSLLLGIPIPFNSLGSPIKEAFLGAAGDNWGQLVRAYMLSFAQIERFHQEYSIAEENARHAEEHNHTNFLRYIPGEELDFQDQEILKTLYHELCDYQGKILQRYKSIWVQFNMAHIIEGLVILLSGAVALLLRVCAWDQCNLIPSASSRTIKMGTAAFIAIYLIHIAIVKPEKSRMSDGVIVGATMSSITLFICQFHLFGIIRVSTKSQMPTSWDIMAIALTILLSIGFASNSYTVWENQTVLTFLATFGICTILMSNRTLDRRKNMLGALLSISFMVLVRMVSLSPYCREEQLPSCVTTYHRLGNTMGWRLLIPYLIAILIPMATRIAFGSDLISQDLGVWAWFHIGMPMALCFNTVYWSLDSANRIGWLEGRHSNMLSKWLHIFFSQSTLVIAIAGSGMALTSKWTTIMNPVRYNMIITTFVLVISIWVSSPMGGGSLSILYFQILSLRKLLNHSRNYTIGPTIAAFLGTLHFFSTGHNATLSSIQWEAAYILSHDLSYPWSPLLVILNTFAGPIVAAFLIPLIITRDGNTRGMHPVAKSYAIHVLVYSVWALSAAVWASVLRRHLMLYAIFCPRFLMAGALLLIIDVIAIIISLITAVNTK; translated from the exons ATGTGGGTGCCTATGAAGGATCCCAGCataaaaatttttaataCAGCAAAGCGGAGTGACATTCGGGAAGACTCCGTCTCC AACCGCACTCCGAGTCATATCAAGCCGGGAAAGGTCGCGGCCCCTTATAAGGTCTTCATGCCAGAGAAGTTGCTGGATCCACATCGTCTTTTCGGCGGGAGCTATGGGCTTTGTTCTTACCGACTATATAGTTTCCAGGCTACCAAGATATTCATGATCGACGT ACTCGTTCATACAGTGGGGCTCTACTTTTTTGCTAAGGGCTTCCTGTTGTCACGAAGAGTGCTGGAAAAGTCCAGCGCCTGTAGCCGTCCTCTACTACCAGGATTCCCAAGATATGAATCCCCCCATCTTCAATCTACTCAGAGTGGATGTTGGATGCCCAGATCCTTCGACAAAGCCGTGATCCTGGTTATCGATGCGCTACGATACGACTTCGCGGTGCCACCTGCACCACAGTCGTCTGGAAAAGACGCTTATCAGCCTTTCCATAATGCTCTTACCATACTACACGAGAAAGCAACGCAAGAGCCCCAAAATGCAgttctcttccccttcatTGCGGATCCTCCTACAACAACCTTGCAGCGGTTGAAAGGACTAACAACAGGAACACTGCCAACATTTATCGAGGCTGGTGCCAATTTTGCCGGTTCCGCGCTTTTAGAGGATAATCTCGTGACGCAACTACAGAATGCAGGAAAAAGGCTGGTGCATCTCGGGGACGATACATGGACAAAGCTGTTTCCGAGTCAGTTCCTACCTAATCTATCTCGAGCGTACGATTCCTTCCTCGTTGCCGACCTCCACACGGTCGACCAGGGCGTGGAGGAACACCTTATACCGCTCATTAACCATCACCAAGATGAATGGGATGTGATTTTTGGTCATTTTTTAGGCGTCGATCACGTTGGTCATCGATTCGGCCCCGCGCATCCTGAAATgtccaagaagctgaaggacATGGACCGCGTCATAACAGATGTTGTCAACTCTATCGACGAAAACACGCTACTTGTCGTTCTGGGCGATCATGGAATGGATAAACATGGAAACCATGGAGGCGAAACTGAGGATGAGGTACAGGCGACGTTGTGGATGTATACTCAGCGCAGGTATTTTGGTCATTTGCTGGTGCATCCACAAGAGCTGGCCTCGTATCTGAACAAATCAGCCGTCTACCAAATAGATATTGTCCCGACCTTGTCGCTTCTTCTGGGAATCCCCATTCCCTTCAATAGCCTAGGGAGTCCTATCAAAGAGGCTTTCCTTGGAGCAGCCGGAGATAACTGGGGGCAACTGGTGCGCGCATATATGCTATCATTTGCGCAAATTGAACGATTCCACCAAGAATATTCAATAGCAGAGGAGAATGCACGGCATGCCGAAGAGCACAACCATACGAATTTTCTCCGATATATCCCTGGGGAAGAACTTGATTTTCAGGACCAAGAGATTCTGAAGACATTATACCACGAATTATGCGATTACCAAGGAAAGATCTTGCAACGTTACAAAAGCATATGGGTACAGTTCAATATGGCTCACATTATAGAGGGGTTGGTAATTTTGTTATCTGGAGCCGTCGCACTGTTACTTCGTGTTTGCGCGTGGGACCAATGCAATCTCATCCCCAGTGCTTCTTCCAGGACAATTAAAATGGGCACTGCAGCATTCATAGCCATTTATTTGATCCATATTGCCATAGTAAAGCCAGAGAAATCTCGCATGTCGGATGGAGTGATCGTGGGGGCTACGATGAGTAGTATTACGTTATTCATCTGTCAATTTCATCTGTTTGGGATAATCCGAGTATCCACAAAATCTCAAATGCCGACCTCCTGGGACATAATGGCGATTGCGCTTACTATTCTGCTCTCTATCGGGTTTGCGTCCAATTCATACACTGTATGGGAAAACCAGACAGTACTCACATTCCTCGCAACATTTGGCATATGTACCATTTTAATGTCTAATAGGACCTTGgacagaaggaagaatatgctAGGGGCTCTACTCTCTATATCATTCATGGTACTGGTCAGGATGGTGTCACTAAGTCCTTATTGTCGGGAAGAGCAACTTCCATCTTGCGTAACGACTTACCATCGCCTGGGTAACACCATGGGCTGGAGACTGCTCATCCCATATCTGATAGCCATACTCATTCCAATGGCCACTCGAATAGCCTTCGGTTCAGACTTGATATCTCAAGACCTAGGGGTTTGGGCATGGTTTCACATTGGTATGCCCATGGCACTTTGCTTCAATACTGTCTATTGGTCCCTCGATTCTGCTAACAGGATTGGTTGGCTTGAAGGTAGACATTCCAATATGCTATCTAAGTGGCTtcacattttcttttctcagTCCACTCTCGTCATTGCGATTGCTGGCAGTGGAATGGCTCTCACCTCAAAATGGACCACGATCATGAATCCTGTTCGATATAATATGATCATCACTACATTTGTATTGGTGATCAGCATTTGGGTGAGTAGCCCAATGGGAGGTGGTTCCTTGTCCATATTATATTTCCAGATCCTGAGTCTACGCAAACTGCTCAATCACTCTCGCAACTATACTATCGGACCTACAATTGCTGCGTTTTTAGGAACTCTCCACTTCTTTAGCACTGGACATAATGCAACCCTCTCCAGCATCCAATGGGAAGCTGCTTATATCCTATCACATGATCTTTCCTACCCATGGTCCCCGTTGCTTGTGATCCTTAACACTTTTGCTGGCCCAATTGTCGCTGCATTTTTGATCCCTCTAATCATAACACGAGATGGAAACACACGGGGAATGCATCCTGTAGCCAAATCATACGCAATTCATGTTTTGGTTTACTCGGTATGGGCGTTGTCAGCGGCAGTATGGGCTAGTGTCCTACGACGCCACCTTATGCTATATGCTATATTCTGCCCTCGATTCTTGATGGCCGGGGCCTTACTGCTGATAATCGATGTTATTGCGATAATAATTTCATTGATCACTGCAGTGAATACTAAATGA
- a CDS encoding uncharacterized protein (predicted protein) — MKSARWGDGLNAYHFRTEILLHPGADILGDIPWDHQPNRTGFQEMHSRMLTALEGDLEDRNPASESPVLDQFGDSEGDTAEHAEQTTTPSRTVRFLLPVSLTHSLAILTESVVAPNQPIIIGETTPETPARRSFVPGHRRRSTHVTRLDLERFRRDVLGIDTPGFGFDDEASSPAVDPSFDPQLESLNRDFEAVARSMNSGSTPDSGFFSSSVDNASNASNQSNMTNVPRQSMSPAMSHTPSQVNGAGIAGMNAGIPLNAGHQMDLHHLYDMVLELSEVLKNNRQMTQSIVSSAEEVMPLTKPTAARITELERALAREKRLNEVLRNEQEENTKLIGEYEQAVGTMVEQIRNYCQNNNLQYLAQKRHYNNLLQNERDAHLQSRLERDHWHNQTMKCAEMIRTAYRIRCEEENVPIRVVAGLQNEVRAYRNALGMEPERPEEEYGWEILKDVPGGPAPGE, encoded by the exons ATGAAGTCGGCGCGATGGGGAGATGGACTCAACGCGTACCATTTCCGAACTGAAATCCTCCTTCATCCGGGCGCAG ATATCCTTGGGGATATTCCATGGGATCACCAGCCAAACAGGACAGGGTTTCAAGAGATGCACAGCAGAATGCTGACCGCCTTGGAGGGAGATCTGGAAGATCGGAACCCAGCTTCCGAAAGTCCGGTGCTTGACCAGTTCGGCGATAGTGAAGGTGATACTGCTGAACATGCTGAACAAACTACCACTCCCTCACGTACAGTacgatttcttcttcctgtctcTCTGACTCATTCTCTCGCTATCCTTACTGAGTCCGTTGTTGCCCCTAACCAGCCTATCATCATCGGTGAAACTACCCCCGAGACTCCCGCTAGGCGATCTTTCGTGCCTGGCCACCGTCGGCGTTCCACCCACGTAACTCGTCTGGACTTGGAGCGCTTTCGGAGGGACGTCTTAGGCATCGACACTCCTGGTTTTGGATTTGACGACGAAGCTTCCTCGCCTGCGGTTGACCCCTCTTTTGACCCTCAGTTGGAGAGTCTAAACCGCGACTTTGAAGCAGTCGCTCGGTCCATGAATAGTGGCAGTACCCCCGActctggtttcttctcgAGCAGCGTCGACAACGCGAGTAACGCGAGTAACCAATCAAATATGACCAACGTGCCTCGTCAGTCAATGTCTCCCGCTATGTCTCACACTCCTAGTCAGGTCAATGGTGCTGGGATCGCTGGCATGAATGCGGGGATTCCTCTGAATGCTGGCCACCAAATGGATCTCCATCATCTGTACGATATGGTCCTGGAGCTGAGTGAGGTTTTGAAAAACAATCGTCAGATGACACAAAGTATCGTCTCCAGCGCTGAGGAGGTCATG CCACTGACAAAACCCACAGCTGCCCGTATCACCGAGCTAGAGCGTGCCCTGGCCAGAGAAAAGCGCCTGAACGAGGTCTTGCGAAACGAACAGGAAGAAAACACAAAGCTTATTGGGGAATACGAACAGGCAGTTGGTACAATGGTCGAACAAATCCGTAACTACTGCCAGAACAACAACTTGCAGTATCTGGCGCAGAAACGACACTACAACAATCTCCTCCAAAACGAACGCGATGCGCATCTGCAGAGCCGCCTGGAGCGTGATCACTGGCATAATCAAACCATGAAATGTGCGGAGATGATCCGTACTGCCTATCGTATTcgctgcgaagaagagaatgtgCCGATCCGCGTCGTGGCTGGGCTCCAGAACGAAGTCCGTGCCTACCGCAATGCTCTTGGTATGGAGCCGGAGAGACCAGAGGAGGAATACGGATGGGAGATCCTGAAGGATGTGCCCGGAGGTCCTGCCCCTGGGGAGTAG
- a CDS encoding MFS transporter (nitrate/nitrite transporter), translating to MDSVKLLFLSPEVNPSNRKAMSIPILNPFDKYGRVYFFSWLGFMVAFLSWYAFPPLLTVTIRKDLKMTQPEVANSNIVALLATLLVRFVAGPLCDRFGPRLVFIGLLLCGSIPTAMAGLVTNAQGLIALRFFVGILGGTFVPCQVWCTGFFDKKIVGTANSLAAGWGNAGGGITYFVMPAIFDSLVHNQSLPAHKAWRVAYIVPFIIIVVIAVAMFFTCEDTPTGKWSERHLWAEETSRFEGNIVNINSGISSSHPSSPPSTTNIVADLEKKGNPSPPESIAPMPGQLESLRTDTVVAPTFKEAMNVLLSLSTAAVAIPYACSFGAELAINSILGDFYAENFPYMGQTKTGQWAAMFGLLNVICRPAGGFIADLLYRHTQSVWSKKILLSFLGVGMGAFQLALGFSNPKSEATMFGLTAGLAFFLEACNGANFAVVPHVHPFANGIVSGAVGGMGNLGGIIFAIIFRYNGSHYARSLWIIGIIAIAANLAVSWIRPVPRRQMV from the exons ATGGACTCCGTTAAActactcttcctctctccgGAGGTCAACCCAAGTAACCGAAAGGCCATGTCCATCCCGATACTCAACCCATTCGACAAATATGGACGGGTCTACTTCTTCTCATGGCTTGGATTCATGGTTGCATTCCTATCGTGGTATGCATTTCCGCCTCTG TTGACTGTTACGATCCGAAAAGACTTGAAGATGACGCAGCCCGAAGTCGCCAACTCAAACATTGTTGCTCTTCTAGCGAC ATTACTTGTTCGATTCGTCGCAGGGCCGCTCTGCGACCGGTTCGGTCCTCGTCTAGTATTCATTGGCCTCCTGCTGTGTGGTTCTATTCCAACTGCGATGGCCGGGCTTGTTACTAATGCCCAAGGACTGATTGCCTTACGCTTCTTTGTCGGCATCCTAGGAGGCACATTTGTCCCTTGCCAAGTCTGGTGTACTGGGTTCTTTGACAAGAAGATTGTTGGAACCGCCAACTCCCTGGCTGCAGGATGGGGAAATGCCGGCGGCGGCATCACATA CTTCGTCATGCCCGCCATCTTCGACTCACTCGTCCACAACCAAAGCCTCCCAGCCCACAAGGCCTGGCGAGTAGCCTACATCGTGCCatttatcatcatcgtcgtcataGCCGTCGCAATGTTCTTCACCTGCGAAGACACCCCAACAGGAAAATGGTCCGAACGCCATCTCTGGGCCGAAGAGACCAGCAGATTTGAGGGGAACATCGTCAACATTAACTCCGGCATCTCTTCCAGCCATCCATCCAGCCCACCCTCCACAACCAACATTGTGGCCGAcctcgaaaagaaaggcaaccCCTCCCCACCTGAGTCCATAGCCCCAATGCCGGGCCAGCTCGAATCCCTCCGCACCGACACCGTCGTAGCCCCAACCTTCAAAGAAGCCATGAACgtcctcctcagcctctccaccgccgccgTCGCAATCCCCTACGCCTGCTCCTTCGGCGCCGAGCTCGCCATCAACTCCATCCTCGGCGACTTCTACGCAGAAAACTTCCCCTACATGGGCCAAACCAAGACAGGCCAGTGGGCCGCCATGTTCGGTCTTCTCAACGTCATCTGCCGCCCGGCTGGGGGATTCATCGCAGACCTCCTCTACCGGCACACACAATCCGTCTGGtccaagaagatcctcctctccttcctggGCGTAGGAATGGGCGCCTTCCAGCTCGCGCTCGGATTCTCTAATCCCAAAAGCGAAGCCACCATGTTCGGGCTCACAGCTGGCCTCGCGTTCTTCCTAGAGGCGTGTAACGGAGCCAACTTCGCCGTGGTACCACACGTCCACCCCTTCGCTAATG gcatcGTCTCCGGCGCTGTAGGCGGAATGGGCAACCTAGGAGGTATCATCTTCGCCATCATATTCCGGTACAACGGCTCGCACTACGCACGCTCACTCTGGATTATCGGGATCATTGCCATCGCGGCCAATCTAGCTGTTTCTTGGATTCGGCCGGTACCAAGACGTCAGATGgtataa